From Solanum lycopersicum chromosome 8, SLM_r2.1, the proteins below share one genomic window:
- the LOC101268210 gene encoding dirigent protein-like, giving the protein MYSLKSLFTILFFPFLLLSISAHSYTHRARAPCKEMIFFFHDIVYNGENYKNATSAIVGAPEWGNRTIMSSPNNFGDMIVFDDPITLDNNLHSPPIGRAQGMYFYDQKDTFSSWLGFSFVFNNTDYKGSLNFAGHDPLMNKTRDISVIGGTGDFFMTRGIATLSTDAFEGSVYFRLRVHVKLYECWKLL; this is encoded by the coding sequence ATGTATTCCCTTAAGTCATTATTCACAATTTTATTCTTTCCATTTCTTCTTCTCTCCATTTCTGCTCATAGCTACACTCATCGCGCTCGTGCTCCTTGTAAAgaaatgatatttttctttcacgACATAGTTTATAATggtgaaaattataaaaacgcGACTTCAGCTATAGTCGGTGCGCCTGAATGGGGCAATAGGACCATAATGTCAAGCCCTAACAACTTTGGGGACATGATTGTATTTGATGACCCTATTACCCTTGATAATAATTTACATTCACCACCAATTGGAAGGGCACAAGGGATGTATTTTTATGATCAAAAAGATACTTTTAGTTCTTGGCTTGGTTTTTCATTTGTGTTTAATAATACTGATTATAAAGGGAGTTTAAATTTTGCTGGACATGATCCATTGATGAATAAGACTAGGGATATTTCAGTAATTGGTGGTACTGGTGATTTTTTCATGACCAGAGGAATTGCAACATTGAGTACTGATGCATTTGAAGGAAGTGTCTATTTTCGACTTCGCGTTCATGTTAAGTTATACGAGTGTTGGAAATTACTGTGA
- the LOC101268494 gene encoding protein PAM71, chloroplastic, giving the protein MRSLVLSCESSSFLFKPSFALSNFSPVNPSLTAISRFSRRHSLCKQHGWSEDFPKVVRTRNYKRCHMTRSAYCDEECSITNKTALSKRKNQSTSVLQVLDMPENNYLKSIVLSGLFTLLFTQQASAASEVATGLQSFPFFGDLGDLSTGFASAFLLIFFSELGDKTFFIAALLAARNSAVVTFLGTFGALGVMTIISVVLGRTFHYVDDVLPFRLGGNDLPVDDIAAVCLLVYFGVSTLLDASSSDGMKAEEEQKEAELAVSEFSGNGAGLLSAASTIVSTFALVFVAEWGDKSFFSTIALAAASSPLGVIGGALAGHGAATLLAVLGGSLLGTFLSEKVIAYIGGALFLVFAAVTVIEIVS; this is encoded by the exons ATGCGAAGCCTAGTGCTCTCTTGTGAGAGCAGCAGCTTTCTGTTTAAACCCTCTTTTGCTTTATCTAATTTTTCCCCTGTTAATCCCTCTCTAACTGCAATCTCCag GTTTTCTAGGCGGCATTCTCTTTGCAAACAACATGGATGGTCTGAGGACTTCCCCAAG GTGGTCAGGACTAGGAATTACAAAAGATGCCACATGACAAGGTCGGCTTATTGTGACGAAGAATGCAGTATAACAAACAAAACAGCATTGTCGAAGAGGAAAAATCAAAGCACTTCTGTTCTTCAAGTGTTAGACATGCCAGAGAACAATTATCTGAAATCCATTGTCCTTTCTGGGCTTTTCACTCTTTTGTTCACTCAACAAGCAAGTGCTGCTTCAGAGGTTGCTACTGGTTTGCAGTCGTTTCCTTTCTTCGGGGACCTCGGAGATTTAAGCACAGGTTTTGCTTCA GCGTTCTTGTTGATATTCTTTTCTGAGCTTGGGGACAAAACCTTCTTTATTGCT GCTCTTTTAGCAGCTAGGAATTCAGCCGTTGTCACTTTCCTTGGGACTTTTGGCGCACTTGG GGTAATGACAATCATATCCGTTGTTCTCGGACGAACTTTCCACTATGTCGATGATGTTCTTCCTTTCAG GTTAGGTGGAAATGATTTGCCAGTGGATGATATTGCTGCCGTTTGCCTTCTG GTGTATTTTGGAGTGTCAACCTTGCTTGATGCCTCCTCTAGCGATGGTATGAAAGCGGAAGAGGAACAGAAAGAG GCCGAGCTGGCTGTTTCAGAATTTTCGGGAAATGGTGCTGGACTATTGTCTGCTGCAAGCACCATAGTTAGTACATTCGCATTGGTATTTGTTGCTGAATGGGGTgacaaatcatttttttctacAATAG CTCTTGCTGCTGCATCTTCACCTCTTGGAGTCATTGGAGGGGCATTAGCTGGCCACGGAGCTGCAACTTTG TTGGCTGTTCTTGGAGGTTCTTTACTGGGGACATTCTTGTCTGAGAAG GTTATTGCCTACATAGGTGGTGCTCTCTTCCTAGTATTTGCAGCAGTAACAGTAATAGAGATAGTGAGTTAA